The Canis aureus isolate CA01 chromosome 24, VMU_Caureus_v.1.0, whole genome shotgun sequence genome includes a window with the following:
- the GPR55 gene encoding G-protein coupled receptor 55 isoform X1 produces the protein MLMDPHTQCCRPTKSADLHRDNMSRQLNRSQNCSFSDVDELMKTVQLAVHIPTFLLGLLLNLLAIRGFSTFLRKRRWPDYAATAIYMINLAIFDLLLVLSLPFKMALANVRAPLPSLCTLVECFYFISMYGSVFTICFISLDRFLAIRFPFLVSHLRSPRKIFGICCTIWVLVWAGSIPIYSFHGKMEKYTCFHNMSDGTWSAQVFFPLEVFGFLLPMAVMGFCSSRSIHILVGRRGLTQDWVQQKACIWTIAASLAVFVVSFLPVHLGFFLQFLVRNGFIVECRAKQNISLFLQLSMCFSNVNCCLDVFCYYFVIKEFRMDIMAHRPSRVQLVPQDTMTSRA, from the coding sequence GAGACAACATGAGCCGGCAGCTAAACAGAAGCCAGAACTGCTCCTTCAGTGACGTCGATGAGCTGATGAAGACGGTGCAGTTGGCTGTCCACATCCCCACCTTcctcctgggcctcctcctcAACCTGCTGGCCATCCGAGGCTTCAGCACCTTcctgaggaagaggaggtggcCGGATTATGCCGCCACCGCCATCTACATGATCAACCTGGCCATCTTTGACCTGCTCCTGGTGCTGTCCCTTCCGTTCAAGATGGCTTTGGCCAACGTGCGggccccccttccttccctctgtacCTTGGTGGAGTGCTTCTACTTCATCAGCATGTACGGGAGTGTCTTCACCATCTGCTTCATTAGTCTGGATAGATTCTTGGCCATCCGGTTCCCGTTCCTGGTCAGCCACCTCCGGTCGCCCAGGAAGATCTTCGGGATCTGTTGCACCATCTGGGTCCTGGTGTGGGCCGGGAGCATCCCTATCTACAGCTTCCatgggaagatggaaaaatacACGTGCTTCCACAACATGTCCGATGGCACCTGGAGCGCCCAGGTCTTCTTTCCCCTTGAGGTGTTTGGCTTCCTCCTTCCCATGGCTGTCATGGGTTTCTGTTCCTCCAGGAGCATTCACATTCTGGTAGGTCGCCGGGGCCTCACCCAGGACTGGGTCCAGCAGAAGGCCTGCATCTGGACAATTGCAGCCAGTCTGGCTGTCTTTGTGGTCTCCTTTCTTCCGGTCCACCTGGGTTTCTTCTTGCAGTTCCTGGTACGGAATGGCTTCATCGTGGAGTGCAGAGCTAAGCAGAACATTAGCTTGTTTTTGCAATTGTCCATGTGTTTCTCCAACGTCAACTGCTGCCTAGATGTCTTCTGCTACTACTTTGTCATCAAAGAATTCCGCATGGACATCATGGCCCACCGGCCCTCCAGGGTCCAGCTGGTGCCCCAGGACACCATGACCAGCAGGGCCTAA
- the GPR55 gene encoding G-protein coupled receptor 55 isoform X3, with product MSRQLNRSQNCSFSDVDELMKTVQLAVHIPTFLLGLLLNLLAIRGFSTFLRKRRWPDYAATAIYMINLAIFDLLLVLSLPFKMALANVRAPLPSLCTLVECFYFISMYGSVFTICFISLDRFLAIRFPFLVSHLRSPRKIFGICCTIWVLVWAGSIPIYSFHGKMEKYTCFHNMSDGTWSAQVFFPLEVFGFLLPMAVMGFCSSRSIHILVGRRGLTQDWVQQKACIWTIAASLAVFVVSFLPVHLGFFLQFLVRNGFIVECRAKQNISLFLQLSMCFSNVNCCLDVFCYYFVIKEFRMDIMAHRPSRVQLVPQDTMTSRA from the coding sequence ATGAGCCGGCAGCTAAACAGAAGCCAGAACTGCTCCTTCAGTGACGTCGATGAGCTGATGAAGACGGTGCAGTTGGCTGTCCACATCCCCACCTTcctcctgggcctcctcctcAACCTGCTGGCCATCCGAGGCTTCAGCACCTTcctgaggaagaggaggtggcCGGATTATGCCGCCACCGCCATCTACATGATCAACCTGGCCATCTTTGACCTGCTCCTGGTGCTGTCCCTTCCGTTCAAGATGGCTTTGGCCAACGTGCGggccccccttccttccctctgtacCTTGGTGGAGTGCTTCTACTTCATCAGCATGTACGGGAGTGTCTTCACCATCTGCTTCATTAGTCTGGATAGATTCTTGGCCATCCGGTTCCCGTTCCTGGTCAGCCACCTCCGGTCGCCCAGGAAGATCTTCGGGATCTGTTGCACCATCTGGGTCCTGGTGTGGGCCGGGAGCATCCCTATCTACAGCTTCCatgggaagatggaaaaatacACGTGCTTCCACAACATGTCCGATGGCACCTGGAGCGCCCAGGTCTTCTTTCCCCTTGAGGTGTTTGGCTTCCTCCTTCCCATGGCTGTCATGGGTTTCTGTTCCTCCAGGAGCATTCACATTCTGGTAGGTCGCCGGGGCCTCACCCAGGACTGGGTCCAGCAGAAGGCCTGCATCTGGACAATTGCAGCCAGTCTGGCTGTCTTTGTGGTCTCCTTTCTTCCGGTCCACCTGGGTTTCTTCTTGCAGTTCCTGGTACGGAATGGCTTCATCGTGGAGTGCAGAGCTAAGCAGAACATTAGCTTGTTTTTGCAATTGTCCATGTGTTTCTCCAACGTCAACTGCTGCCTAGATGTCTTCTGCTACTACTTTGTCATCAAAGAATTCCGCATGGACATCATGGCCCACCGGCCCTCCAGGGTCCAGCTGGTGCCCCAGGACACCATGACCAGCAGGGCCTAA
- the GPR55 gene encoding G-protein coupled receptor 55 isoform X2, which yields MGLLAPMAASIPGDNMSRQLNRSQNCSFSDVDELMKTVQLAVHIPTFLLGLLLNLLAIRGFSTFLRKRRWPDYAATAIYMINLAIFDLLLVLSLPFKMALANVRAPLPSLCTLVECFYFISMYGSVFTICFISLDRFLAIRFPFLVSHLRSPRKIFGICCTIWVLVWAGSIPIYSFHGKMEKYTCFHNMSDGTWSAQVFFPLEVFGFLLPMAVMGFCSSRSIHILVGRRGLTQDWVQQKACIWTIAASLAVFVVSFLPVHLGFFLQFLVRNGFIVECRAKQNISLFLQLSMCFSNVNCCLDVFCYYFVIKEFRMDIMAHRPSRVQLVPQDTMTSRA from the coding sequence GAGACAACATGAGCCGGCAGCTAAACAGAAGCCAGAACTGCTCCTTCAGTGACGTCGATGAGCTGATGAAGACGGTGCAGTTGGCTGTCCACATCCCCACCTTcctcctgggcctcctcctcAACCTGCTGGCCATCCGAGGCTTCAGCACCTTcctgaggaagaggaggtggcCGGATTATGCCGCCACCGCCATCTACATGATCAACCTGGCCATCTTTGACCTGCTCCTGGTGCTGTCCCTTCCGTTCAAGATGGCTTTGGCCAACGTGCGggccccccttccttccctctgtacCTTGGTGGAGTGCTTCTACTTCATCAGCATGTACGGGAGTGTCTTCACCATCTGCTTCATTAGTCTGGATAGATTCTTGGCCATCCGGTTCCCGTTCCTGGTCAGCCACCTCCGGTCGCCCAGGAAGATCTTCGGGATCTGTTGCACCATCTGGGTCCTGGTGTGGGCCGGGAGCATCCCTATCTACAGCTTCCatgggaagatggaaaaatacACGTGCTTCCACAACATGTCCGATGGCACCTGGAGCGCCCAGGTCTTCTTTCCCCTTGAGGTGTTTGGCTTCCTCCTTCCCATGGCTGTCATGGGTTTCTGTTCCTCCAGGAGCATTCACATTCTGGTAGGTCGCCGGGGCCTCACCCAGGACTGGGTCCAGCAGAAGGCCTGCATCTGGACAATTGCAGCCAGTCTGGCTGTCTTTGTGGTCTCCTTTCTTCCGGTCCACCTGGGTTTCTTCTTGCAGTTCCTGGTACGGAATGGCTTCATCGTGGAGTGCAGAGCTAAGCAGAACATTAGCTTGTTTTTGCAATTGTCCATGTGTTTCTCCAACGTCAACTGCTGCCTAGATGTCTTCTGCTACTACTTTGTCATCAAAGAATTCCGCATGGACATCATGGCCCACCGGCCCTCCAGGGTCCAGCTGGTGCCCCAGGACACCATGACCAGCAGGGCCTAA